Proteins encoded within one genomic window of Calonectris borealis chromosome 1, bCalBor7.hap1.2, whole genome shotgun sequence:
- the LOC142073934 gene encoding granulocyte-macrophage colony-stimulating factor receptor subunit alpha-like isoform X3 → MNGSAIENFSCVIYNVSLMNCTWQAGKDAPGDTQYFLYWQNSSYDDARECELYITDENGRNTGCRFQNVKMETEKAYFLVNGSSKVSPIQFYDEYIQLYKIEKLMPPSNITVNCDEIKKDCIIQWQRPQISHSNKDKCFKYEINIKYKDNPEGKTKYTFIQEGGNSHTFQRSNTRKKYLLKMRTAGSACLMTSAWGEWSAPVEFGNEEIISSSVWILLVVAVATLLGAIAAILFCKRTGCWKAAFPQIPEPKNAFCGLPDTNPELMESKIQSITSENEEIILVADVVK, encoded by the exons ATGAATGGGTCGGCCATTGAAAATTTCTCCTGTGTGATTTATAATGTTTCCCTCATGAACTGCACTTGGCAGGCAGGCAAGGATGCTCCAGGAGATACTCAATACTTTCTCTACTGGCAGAACTCGAG CTATGATGATGCAAGGGAATGTGAGCTTTACATTACAGATGAAAATGGCAGAAACACGGGATGTAGATTCCAAAATGTGAAGATGGAGACTGAAAAAGCTTACTTCCTGGTGAACGGGTCTAGCAAAGTCTCCCCAATCCAGTTTTATGATGAGTACATTCAACTGTATAAAATTG AAAAGCTCATGCCTCCATCAAATATCACTGTCAACtgtgatgaaattaaaaaagattgcATAATTCAATGGCAACGACCCCAAATAAGTCATTCTAACAAAGACAAGtgttttaaatatgaaatcaACATAAAGTATAAG GATAATCCTGAGGGGAAAACCAAATATACTTTTATACAA gaAGGGGGGAATAGTCACACGTTTCAAAGATCCAATACAAGAAAGAAATACCTCTTGAAAATGAGAACAGCTGGCAGCGCGTGCCTCATGACCTCAGCCTGGGGAGAGTGGAGTGCACCTGTAGAGTTTG gaaatgaagaaattatttcttcttcagtaTGGATTTTACTTGTGGTAGCAGTTGCGACTCTCTTAGGGGCAATAGCTGCAATTTTGTTCTGCAAAAG GACTGGCTGTTGGAAAGCAGCATTTCCACAAATCCCGGagccaaaaaatgcattttgtggaCTGCCTGATACAAATCCAGAG ctgatGGAGAGCAAAATTCAGTCAATAACATCTGAAAATGAAGAGATAATACTAGTTGCTGACGTAGTGAAATAA
- the LOC142073903 gene encoding granulocyte-macrophage colony-stimulating factor receptor subunit alpha-like isoform X1 produces MFDTLGLLCMIWWCMMLFHPLHADIECMGSEAQESPITNVKMNWRKMELSWESSKNFSKYKCTIMDRDMKSIQKEVNSPLCRFPVELYIPLHKGVFFIIEVPNTNISENCTFIPGGMNGSAIENFSCVIYNVSLMNCTWQAGKDAPGDTQYFLYWQNSSYDDARECELYITDENGRNTGCRFQNVKMETEKAYFLVNGSSKVSPIRFYDEYIELYKIEILTPPLNVTVNCTRDPAGCIMTWQPPLTSHVGNVNCFQYEISIQNKDEPKEEKKDPPVRVRNHRYEFQNYNEKKKYILKIRARGKNCLISSNWGEWSEPIEFGRGKDYFIFVTLFLIAFGTISVTLLQYCLFKRYCSFRSISSPIPQPRDKLNASTDEDIQTEYVNLPKKSCTEDITMVEEMT; encoded by the exons ATGTTTGATACTCTTGGACTCCTTTGCATGATTTGGTGGTGTATGATGCTATTTCATCCCTTGCATGCTGACATAGAGTGTATGGGGT CAGAAGCACAAGAATCACCTATTACAAACGTGAAAATGAATTGGAGAAAAATGGAACTATCCTGGGAGAGCAGCAAGAATTTCTCTAAGTACAAATGTACCATCATGGACAGGGACATGAAAAGCATACAGAAAGAG GTGAATAGTCCACTATGCAGGTTTCCAGTGGAACTATACATTCCTCTGCACAAAGGGGTATTCTTTATCATTGAAGTGCCAAACACAAACATCTCAGAAAACTGCACCTTTATCCCTGGAG GCATGAATGGGTCGGCCATTGAAAATTTCTCCTGTGTGATTTATAATGTTTCCCTCATGAACTGCACTTGGCAGGCAGGCAAGGATGCTCCAGGAGATACTCAATACTTTCTCTACTGGCAGAACTCGAG CTATGATGATGCAAGGGAATGTGAGCTTTACATTACAGATGAAAATGGCAGAAACACGGGATGTAGATTCCAAAATGTGAAGATGGAGACTGAAAAAGCTTACTTCCTGGTGAACGGGTCTAGCAAAGTCTCCCCGATCCGGTTCTATGATGAGTACATTGAACTGTATAAAATTG aAATACTCACTCCTCCATTAAATGTCACTGTCAATTGTACTAGAGATCCAGCGGGTTGCATAATGACATGGCAACCACCCCTTACAAGTCATGTGGGAAATGTAAACTGTTTTCAGTATGAAATTAGCATACAAAATAAG GATGAgcccaaagaagagaaaaaggatcCTCCTGTAAGA GTAAGGAACCACAGATACGAATTCCAAaattacaatgagaaaaaaaaatacattctgaaaaTCAGAGCACGTGGAAAAAACTGTCTCATAAGCTCAAACTGGGGGGAATGGAGTGAACCCATCGAGTTTG GTCGAGGGAAAGATTACTTTATTTTTGTGACTTTATTTCTGATAGCATTTGGAACAATCTCAGTAACACTGCTCCAATATTGTCTTTTCAAAAG GTATTGCAGTTTCAGAAGCATATCTTCTCCCATTCCACAACCAAGAGACAAATTAAATGCATCAACTGATGAAGATATCCAG
- the LOC142073903 gene encoding granulocyte-macrophage colony-stimulating factor receptor subunit alpha-like isoform X2, producing MFDTLGLLCMIWWCMMLFHPLHADIECMGSEAQESPITNVKMNWRKMELSWESSKNFSKYKCTIMDRDMKSIQKEVNSPLCRFPVELYIPLHKGVFFIIEVPNTNISENCTFIPGGMNGSAIENFSCVIYNVSLMNCTWQAGKDAPGDTQYFLYWQNSSYDDARECELYITDENGRNTGCRFQNVKMETEKAYFLVNGSSKVSPIRFYDEYIELYKIEILTPPLNVTVNCTRDPAGCIMTWQPPLTSHVGNVNCFQYEISIQNKDEPKEEKKDPPVRVRNHRYEFQNYNEKKKYILKIRARGKNCLISSNWGEWSEPIEFGIAVSEAYLLPFHNQETN from the exons ATGTTTGATACTCTTGGACTCCTTTGCATGATTTGGTGGTGTATGATGCTATTTCATCCCTTGCATGCTGACATAGAGTGTATGGGGT CAGAAGCACAAGAATCACCTATTACAAACGTGAAAATGAATTGGAGAAAAATGGAACTATCCTGGGAGAGCAGCAAGAATTTCTCTAAGTACAAATGTACCATCATGGACAGGGACATGAAAAGCATACAGAAAGAG GTGAATAGTCCACTATGCAGGTTTCCAGTGGAACTATACATTCCTCTGCACAAAGGGGTATTCTTTATCATTGAAGTGCCAAACACAAACATCTCAGAAAACTGCACCTTTATCCCTGGAG GCATGAATGGGTCGGCCATTGAAAATTTCTCCTGTGTGATTTATAATGTTTCCCTCATGAACTGCACTTGGCAGGCAGGCAAGGATGCTCCAGGAGATACTCAATACTTTCTCTACTGGCAGAACTCGAG CTATGATGATGCAAGGGAATGTGAGCTTTACATTACAGATGAAAATGGCAGAAACACGGGATGTAGATTCCAAAATGTGAAGATGGAGACTGAAAAAGCTTACTTCCTGGTGAACGGGTCTAGCAAAGTCTCCCCGATCCGGTTCTATGATGAGTACATTGAACTGTATAAAATTG aAATACTCACTCCTCCATTAAATGTCACTGTCAATTGTACTAGAGATCCAGCGGGTTGCATAATGACATGGCAACCACCCCTTACAAGTCATGTGGGAAATGTAAACTGTTTTCAGTATGAAATTAGCATACAAAATAAG GATGAgcccaaagaagagaaaaaggatcCTCCTGTAAGA GTAAGGAACCACAGATACGAATTCCAAaattacaatgagaaaaaaaaatacattctgaaaaTCAGAGCACGTGGAAAAAACTGTCTCATAAGCTCAAACTGGGGGGAATGGAGTGAACCCATCGAGTTTG GTATTGCAGTTTCAGAAGCATATCTTCTCCCATTCCACAACCAAGAGACAAATTAA
- the LOC142073903 gene encoding granulocyte-macrophage colony-stimulating factor receptor subunit alpha-like isoform X3 has protein sequence MNWRKMELSWESSKNFSKYKCTIMDRDMKSIQKEVNSPLCRFPVELYIPLHKGVFFIIEVPNTNISENCTFIPGGMNGSAIENFSCVIYNVSLMNCTWQAGKDAPGDTQYFLYWQNSSYDDARECELYITDENGRNTGCRFQNVKMETEKAYFLVNGSSKVSPIRFYDEYIELYKIEILTPPLNVTVNCTRDPAGCIMTWQPPLTSHVGNVNCFQYEISIQNKDEPKEEKKDPPVRVRNHRYEFQNYNEKKKYILKIRARGKNCLISSNWGEWSEPIEFGRGKDYFIFVTLFLIAFGTISVTLLQYCLFKRYCSFRSISSPIPQPRDKLNASTDEDIQTEYVNLPKKSCTEDITMVEEMT, from the exons ATGAATTGGAGAAAAATGGAACTATCCTGGGAGAGCAGCAAGAATTTCTCTAAGTACAAATGTACCATCATGGACAGGGACATGAAAAGCATACAGAAAGAG GTGAATAGTCCACTATGCAGGTTTCCAGTGGAACTATACATTCCTCTGCACAAAGGGGTATTCTTTATCATTGAAGTGCCAAACACAAACATCTCAGAAAACTGCACCTTTATCCCTGGAG GCATGAATGGGTCGGCCATTGAAAATTTCTCCTGTGTGATTTATAATGTTTCCCTCATGAACTGCACTTGGCAGGCAGGCAAGGATGCTCCAGGAGATACTCAATACTTTCTCTACTGGCAGAACTCGAG CTATGATGATGCAAGGGAATGTGAGCTTTACATTACAGATGAAAATGGCAGAAACACGGGATGTAGATTCCAAAATGTGAAGATGGAGACTGAAAAAGCTTACTTCCTGGTGAACGGGTCTAGCAAAGTCTCCCCGATCCGGTTCTATGATGAGTACATTGAACTGTATAAAATTG aAATACTCACTCCTCCATTAAATGTCACTGTCAATTGTACTAGAGATCCAGCGGGTTGCATAATGACATGGCAACCACCCCTTACAAGTCATGTGGGAAATGTAAACTGTTTTCAGTATGAAATTAGCATACAAAATAAG GATGAgcccaaagaagagaaaaaggatcCTCCTGTAAGA GTAAGGAACCACAGATACGAATTCCAAaattacaatgagaaaaaaaaatacattctgaaaaTCAGAGCACGTGGAAAAAACTGTCTCATAAGCTCAAACTGGGGGGAATGGAGTGAACCCATCGAGTTTG GTCGAGGGAAAGATTACTTTATTTTTGTGACTTTATTTCTGATAGCATTTGGAACAATCTCAGTAACACTGCTCCAATATTGTCTTTTCAAAAG GTATTGCAGTTTCAGAAGCATATCTTCTCCCATTCCACAACCAAGAGACAAATTAAATGCATCAACTGATGAAGATATCCAG
- the LOC142073934 gene encoding granulocyte-macrophage colony-stimulating factor receptor subunit alpha-like isoform X1 gives MVAPLALIFMTQWMLLITQLCVGWHCTDCMNGSAIENFSCVIYNVSLMNCTWQAGKDAPGDTQYFLYWQNSSYDDARECELYITDENGRNTGCRFQNVKMETEKAYFLVNGSSKVSPIQFYDEYIQLYKIEKLMPPSNITVNCDEIKKDCIIQWQRPQISHSNKDKCFKYEINIKYKDNPEGKTKYTFIQEGGNSHTFQRSNTRKKYLLKMRTAGSACLMTSAWGEWSAPVEFGNEEIISSSVWILLVVAVATLLGAIAAILFCKRTGCWKAAFPQIPEPKNAFCGLPDTNPELMESKIQSITSENEEIILVADVVK, from the exons GCATGAATGGGTCGGCCATTGAAAATTTCTCCTGTGTGATTTATAATGTTTCCCTCATGAACTGCACTTGGCAGGCAGGCAAGGATGCTCCAGGAGATACTCAATACTTTCTCTACTGGCAGAACTCGAG CTATGATGATGCAAGGGAATGTGAGCTTTACATTACAGATGAAAATGGCAGAAACACGGGATGTAGATTCCAAAATGTGAAGATGGAGACTGAAAAAGCTTACTTCCTGGTGAACGGGTCTAGCAAAGTCTCCCCAATCCAGTTTTATGATGAGTACATTCAACTGTATAAAATTG AAAAGCTCATGCCTCCATCAAATATCACTGTCAACtgtgatgaaattaaaaaagattgcATAATTCAATGGCAACGACCCCAAATAAGTCATTCTAACAAAGACAAGtgttttaaatatgaaatcaACATAAAGTATAAG GATAATCCTGAGGGGAAAACCAAATATACTTTTATACAA gaAGGGGGGAATAGTCACACGTTTCAAAGATCCAATACAAGAAAGAAATACCTCTTGAAAATGAGAACAGCTGGCAGCGCGTGCCTCATGACCTCAGCCTGGGGAGAGTGGAGTGCACCTGTAGAGTTTG gaaatgaagaaattatttcttcttcagtaTGGATTTTACTTGTGGTAGCAGTTGCGACTCTCTTAGGGGCAATAGCTGCAATTTTGTTCTGCAAAAG GACTGGCTGTTGGAAAGCAGCATTTCCACAAATCCCGGagccaaaaaatgcattttgtggaCTGCCTGATACAAATCCAGAG ctgatGGAGAGCAAAATTCAGTCAATAACATCTGAAAATGAAGAGATAATACTAGTTGCTGACGTAGTGAAATAA
- the LOC142073934 gene encoding granulocyte-macrophage colony-stimulating factor receptor subunit alpha-like isoform X2 encodes MFSDWRRFYRDYNGMNGSAIENFSCVIYNVSLMNCTWQAGKDAPGDTQYFLYWQNSSYDDARECELYITDENGRNTGCRFQNVKMETEKAYFLVNGSSKVSPIQFYDEYIQLYKIEKLMPPSNITVNCDEIKKDCIIQWQRPQISHSNKDKCFKYEINIKYKDNPEGKTKYTFIQEGGNSHTFQRSNTRKKYLLKMRTAGSACLMTSAWGEWSAPVEFGNEEIISSSVWILLVVAVATLLGAIAAILFCKRTGCWKAAFPQIPEPKNAFCGLPDTNPELMESKIQSITSENEEIILVADVVK; translated from the exons GCATGAATGGGTCGGCCATTGAAAATTTCTCCTGTGTGATTTATAATGTTTCCCTCATGAACTGCACTTGGCAGGCAGGCAAGGATGCTCCAGGAGATACTCAATACTTTCTCTACTGGCAGAACTCGAG CTATGATGATGCAAGGGAATGTGAGCTTTACATTACAGATGAAAATGGCAGAAACACGGGATGTAGATTCCAAAATGTGAAGATGGAGACTGAAAAAGCTTACTTCCTGGTGAACGGGTCTAGCAAAGTCTCCCCAATCCAGTTTTATGATGAGTACATTCAACTGTATAAAATTG AAAAGCTCATGCCTCCATCAAATATCACTGTCAACtgtgatgaaattaaaaaagattgcATAATTCAATGGCAACGACCCCAAATAAGTCATTCTAACAAAGACAAGtgttttaaatatgaaatcaACATAAAGTATAAG GATAATCCTGAGGGGAAAACCAAATATACTTTTATACAA gaAGGGGGGAATAGTCACACGTTTCAAAGATCCAATACAAGAAAGAAATACCTCTTGAAAATGAGAACAGCTGGCAGCGCGTGCCTCATGACCTCAGCCTGGGGAGAGTGGAGTGCACCTGTAGAGTTTG gaaatgaagaaattatttcttcttcagtaTGGATTTTACTTGTGGTAGCAGTTGCGACTCTCTTAGGGGCAATAGCTGCAATTTTGTTCTGCAAAAG GACTGGCTGTTGGAAAGCAGCATTTCCACAAATCCCGGagccaaaaaatgcattttgtggaCTGCCTGATACAAATCCAGAG ctgatGGAGAGCAAAATTCAGTCAATAACATCTGAAAATGAAGAGATAATACTAGTTGCTGACGTAGTGAAATAA